CGCCGGACGGCTGACCAGCATCATCCTGTGGGGGCCGCCGGGCTGCGGCAAGACCACCATCGCCCGCCTGCTGGCCGACCGCACCGATCTGCATTTCGAGCCGCTGAGTGCGGTATTTTCCGGCGTCGCCGATCTGCGCAAGGTGTTCGACGCCGCCGGCAAACGCAAGGAAGCCGGGCGCGGCACGCTGTTGTTCGTGGATGAGATCCACCGCTTCAACCGCGCCCAGCAGGACGGCTTTCTCCCCTTCGTCGAGAACGGCACGGTGGTGCTGGTCGGCGCCACCACCGAAAACCCGAGTTTCGAGCTGAACGGCGCCTTGCTGTCGCGTGCCCAAGTGCTGGTGTTGAAACGCCTGGACGACGACGCCCTCGACGCCCTGATCACCCGAGCCGAGGCGGAATTGGGCCGCCCCCTGCCGCTGGCCGAGGATTCGCGGGCGGCGCTAAAGGCCATGGCCGACGGCGATGGCCGTTATTTCCTCAACCTGATCGAGGCGTTGTCCATCCTGCCCTCCGAGCCGGCGCTGGATTCCGCCCAATTGGCCAAGGTGGTGCAGCAGCGCGCACCGGCCTATGACAAGGACCGCGAGGGCCATTACAACCTGATCAGCGCCCTGCATAAATCCCTGCGCGGCTCCGACACCGACGCGGCGCTTTATTGGATGGCCCGCATGCTGGAGGGCGGCGAGGACCCGGCCTATATCTGTCGCCGCCTGACCCGCTTCGCCGTCGAGGATATCGGTCTGGCCGATCCCAACGCGGCGGTGCAGGCTCTGGCCGCCTGGGACATCTTCGAGCGCCTGGGCAGCCCGGAAGGCGAATTGGCCATCGCCCAATTGGTGGTCTATCTGGGTACCGCGCCCAAATCCAATGCCGCCTACACCGCCTATAAGGCGGCACGCAAAGCGGCCAAACAGACCGGCAGCCTGATGCCGCCCATGCATATCCTGAACGCGCCGACGCGGATGATGAAGGATCTGGGCTACGGCAAGGATTATCAATACGACCACGATCAGGCCGACGGCTTTTCCGGCCAGAACTACTTCCCCGACGGCATGGCCCGCCAGCGCTTCTACGATCCGCCGGAACGCGGCTTCGAGCGCGAGGTGCGCAAGCGCCTGGAATACTGGGACCGCTTGCGGGCCAAAAAGCAGAACAGCTGATTTGGCATTATTCTAAATTGGCTAAATCACTGTAAAACATTGATTCAGCATTGATTTGGATGGCCTTTTAGAACGTGTCCATTTGTGAAGGATAATTAAGCCAGCGCATGATCTTGACGTTGAAAACGCAAGTTCCTTAGGGGGAAATCCCATGCGCTCTCTGATTCTGATTGCCACCGCAATCACCCTGTCGGCTACCGCCGCCTTCGCCGCCGACGAGCCGATCTCGCCGATCCAGCCGGCCAAGATCGCCAATCCGGCCATGGTCGAACTGGGCAAGAAGCTGTTTTTCGATCCGCGCCTGTCCAAGTCGGGCTTCATCTCGTGCAATTCGTGCCACAACCTGTCCATGGGCGGCACCGACAATCTGAAGACTTCCATCGGCCATAACTGGCAGAAAGGTCCGATCAACGCCCCGACCGTGCTCAATTCCAGCCTCAATCTGGCCCAGTTCTGGGATGGTCGCGCCCTGACCCTGCAAGACCAGGCCGGCGGCCCCATCGCCAATCCGGGCGAGATGGCTTCGACCCACACCCTGGCGCTGTCGGTGCTGCAATCGATCCCGGCCTATGTGGCTGAGTACAAGAAGGTGTTCGGCTCCGACAAGGTCAGCGTCGACGGCGTGACCAAGGCCATCGCCGCCTTCGAGGAAACCCTGGTCACCCCCAATTCCCGCTTCGACAAGTGGCTCAAGGGCGACAAGAAGGCTTTGACCGCCCAGGAACTGGCCGGCTACGAGTTGTTCAAGGATTCGGGCTGCACCGCCTGCCATAACGGCGCCGCCGCCGGCGGCAACACCTATCAGAAGATGGGCGTGGTCGAACCCTACAAGGCCAGCAGCCCGGCGGAAGGCCGCGTCGCCGTCACCAAGGACGAAGCCGATCGCTTCTACTTCAAGGTGCCGACATTGCGTAACGTCGAGATGACCTATCCCTACTTCCACGACGGCGAAGCCGCCACCTTGGCCAGCGCCGTCGACACCATGGGCCGCATCCAGTTGGGCAAGAAGTTCAGCACGGAAGAAAACGACAAGATCGTCGCCTTCCTGAAGTCGCTGACCGGCGACCAGCCCGACTTCAAGCTGCCGATCCTGCCGCCGTCCACCGATTCGACCCCGCAGCCGAAGCCCTTCGACTAGAGCGGTTTCACGCCGAGCGGAATCGGTAGAGGATTCCCCCTGAGGTCATTTTGTGATTCAACATCTTCGGTAACAACGCTCCCGAGGATGATGCGATGACGTGGCGCTCAGGGCAGTCCTATTCTCAGGACTTGCGCGATAGAGTTTTGGCGGCTGTGGACAGCGGCATGAGCGCCTACGAGGTGGCGCCGCTGTTCCGGGTGAGCGTTTCGTACATCTACAAGGCCCAAGGCCGCCGCCGGGCCACCGGCGAGACGACGGTGAAGCCACGGCCTGGGCGGCCAGGACAGAAGCTGGCGGCTCACCTTGAGGCGTTGCAGGCGCAGATCAAGGTCGAGCCCGATGCCACGCTGGCTGAGTTGCGCGCCTGGGTTCTGGCCGAATTGGGCGTGTCGATCAGCGTCGGCGGCCTGTGGAACACGCTTGAGCGGCTCGACCTCAGTCTGAAAAAAAGAGTGCGCATGCTGCCGAGCAGGAACGTCCCGACGTAGCCGAAGGACGCATCGCCTGGCGAGCCGAGCAGCCGGCGCTGGACCCAACCCGCTTGGTCTTCCTTGATGAAACCGGGGCATCGACCAACATGACCCGGCGCTACGGACGGGCGCCGCGCGGTCAGCGGCTGCTGGCTGCGGTGCCGCACGGTCATTGGAAAATGACCACCTTCGTCGGGGCGCTCCGGCATGACGGAATCTCCGCCCCCTTCGTCATCGACAAGGCGATGAATGGCGCGATCTTCCTGGCCTATGTCGAGCAGGTCCTGGCTCCGACCTTGCGGCCCGGCGACATCGTCGTAATGGACAATCTGCCCGCCCACAAGGTGGCAGGGGTCAAGCAACTCATCGAAGCCCGAGGGGCCACCCTGCGGTATCTGCCGCCCTACTCCCCAGACCTCAATCCCATCGAGCTCGCCTTCGCCAAGCTCAAGAGCCTGCTGCGAAAGGCGCAAGCCCGCACCATCAACACCTTATGGGACGTGATCGGAAAACTCATCGACCTGTTTCCGCCCGAGGAATGCGCCAATTTCTTCGCCCACGACGGATATGGACGCTCGATGTGAAAATGCTCTAAGCGAGAGCGGATGAACCAAGGGGCCGGGCGACAGCGATGTCGTCCGGCCCATCGTTTGCCAAGAGGGGCGATGCCGTGAAGAAATGGGTATTGATCGGCT
This is a stretch of genomic DNA from Magnetospirillum gryphiswaldense MSR-1 v2. It encodes these proteins:
- a CDS encoding replication-associated recombination protein A; protein product: MTSLFERPQDRPLADRLRPASLDQVVGQDHLIGPSGPLGRMLAAGRLTSIILWGPPGCGKTTIARLLADRTDLHFEPLSAVFSGVADLRKVFDAAGKRKEAGRGTLLFVDEIHRFNRAQQDGFLPFVENGTVVLVGATTENPSFELNGALLSRAQVLVLKRLDDDALDALITRAEAELGRPLPLAEDSRAALKAMADGDGRYFLNLIEALSILPSEPALDSAQLAKVVQQRAPAYDKDREGHYNLISALHKSLRGSDTDAALYWMARMLEGGEDPAYICRRLTRFAVEDIGLADPNAAVQALAAWDIFERLGSPEGELAIAQLVVYLGTAPKSNAAYTAYKAARKAAKQTGSLMPPMHILNAPTRMMKDLGYGKDYQYDHDQADGFSGQNYFPDGMARQRFYDPPERGFEREVRKRLEYWDRLRAKKQNS
- a CDS encoding cytochrome-c peroxidase, which encodes MRSLILIATAITLSATAAFAADEPISPIQPAKIANPAMVELGKKLFFDPRLSKSGFISCNSCHNLSMGGTDNLKTSIGHNWQKGPINAPTVLNSSLNLAQFWDGRALTLQDQAGGPIANPGEMASTHTLALSVLQSIPAYVAEYKKVFGSDKVSVDGVTKAIAAFEETLVTPNSRFDKWLKGDKKALTAQELAGYELFKDSGCTACHNGAAAGGNTYQKMGVVEPYKASSPAEGRVAVTKDEADRFYFKVPTLRNVEMTYPYFHDGEAATLASAVDTMGRIQLGKKFSTEENDKIVAFLKSLTGDQPDFKLPILPPSTDSTPQPKPFD
- a CDS encoding IS630 family transposase (programmed frameshift), with translation MTWRSGQSYSQDLRDRVLAAVDSGMSAYEVAPLFRVSVSYIYKAQGRRRATGETTVKPRPGRPGQKLAAHLEALQAQIKVEPDATLAELRAWVLAELGVSISVGGLWNTLERLDLSPEKKSAHAAEQERPDVAEGRIAWRAEQPALDPTRLVFLDETGASTNMTRRYGRAPRGQRLLAAVPHGHWKMTTFVGALRHDGISAPFVIDKAMNGAIFLAYVEQVLAPTLRPGDIVVMDNLPAHKVAGVKQLIEARGATLRYLPPYSPDLNPIELAFAKLKSLLRKAQARTINTLWDVIGKLIDLFPPEECANFFAHDGYGRSM